AAGACTACAAACACAACTAAAACTAAACTTGAGAAAAATTAAAGAACAAACCGGATTAGCATGTGCCAAAGACGATGCTTGTTGAACATTAACTACGAATAGAGTAATGCTAAGGTGTTAATATAGTCACCACCTTTGGAGGGAGCTTTATTTGTGTAATGTAAAGCTTGAAGAGGCATTCCTAATTTCTACAGGTAACCAAATAATATTGACTTCTATCAAAATGTTGTCTTCTTTCCAGATTACTATAAAGTAAATACCAAATGAACATAATAAAGCTTATACATGCTACTCAAAATTTTcacttaaaaagaaaaacaaaacaaataggcAGTGTATTAGTTAAGCTGGGGGTGAGCAACGCAAGTGTTCTACTCGACCTAAAACTACTCCAATATGGTTTTTGCAAGGAATAATATACATATCGCATTCGCAAAAAAACAAATATCATATATCAAACAATGACGGCTGTAAGGAAATGATGAATCTTTGCCTACCCGGTTGAAAGTCAACCCTTTACAGCTTTGTTGTGGAGTGCATAGATGAATTAAGTGGGGTTATATATCCTTGAGATATTGCAGACACTTTTGAACCCAATTCCCCAATCTTATCCAAGACGCTGGATTTAAGCACCTGTCTACATAAAAAGACGACATCAGTTGTATGTGTTGGATGTAGCTGGCCATATACAACCATATTGCAACGAAGCAGTTGATATGAGTCTCACAATAGTAATGCAGTATCTTTACGTCCTTACTTAAACCGGGTTATACCTAATCACATTTGCTATTATGCTGGATTAGATGTATAAACACTATTCCAATTTAGTTATAGGGATTGGAGATCAATAAATTTCACTCATTTTAAGTAAACTTGGATATCCACACTCAAGGAAACAGCCGAATTCAATTATCAAATTATTGGAAATATCCACAACAAAAATACCCAGTATGGTAGACTGATTCCACAAAGGAAGAATCAAACACAATTGATCGAACTTCCAAGTGGGTACCAAgcagtgttgaaaagaaaaataaattaaactcAATTCCTTTGAACGTATCCCACCTAATAAACTGTATGGAATTTCACAGTTTACATCATGGAAAACACCCCCCTTACCTCCTAATGGAGACTGCAGTAGATCAAGTATATCATTCCCAGCCAAAGTTTGTTAAGATAAGCCCTTAAAAGCACTCAACAAATCTTCACACAGACAAAAGAACTAAATCGTGTTGTTTCTCAATTCTTTGGTTTattccaaaaatcaaaacaattatACATTAATATCCCTTAAAAGGCTAAAACAAACCTAAATCCTATTACAAAAAAATCGATTAACAATCAAACAAAATTAGGATTAGGATTTTAGTTTGGGATTGTGAAATAGTATCAGTGACTTATAATAATACGACAACATTatacagaaaaacaaaaaagaaaatcaaccaaaaccaatgagagaagaaaataaaattctaaggATAAAATCATATGATTTCTATATGTTTACCTTTTTTCTGTTATCCTCCTCATCCTCGTTCTGATTCGACTTCGCCTCCTGAAacacaacataaagaaaaaaaCCTGGAAACATCATCCAGATTGAGGATGGAATTCCAAATTCTTATTTCCTACCTTTCTGCTGTCAGGTTCAACAGATAAGTTGAGGATGAGTTTCATTGGTCTCTCAAAAAAAATAATGTCTTCACTGTTAAATCAGTTTATGATAAAATTTCTATGGAGGATAGCTTGGTGCATAAAAACTCTATCTTCACTTTTATTCGGAGCTTAAAATTCTCTCCACAGATTGGTTTCTTTCTGTGTTTGATTGCTCAAAACGAcctaatttatttttttcctttacaCAAGGACATCCAACATATATGTTTTCTTGAGTAGGGCTATAGTAGCGACACTAATATTCTAAGCGTAGTTAGTGGTAATTATGATTTACAAAAAGAATACTACTGTAGAAATAGACAACTATAAGttaaaattagaaaaattaaTAATTAAAAGTTTTTTTTGACAAGAAAAGGGCAAATTCGATTGAAAAACTAACACTCATCAAAATAATGAATGTTAGGAGGTACAAAAATTCTGTTGTTGCCTATCACAGCTTCCCAATTACAAATGAGCGTACTCAATGAGTCGCCTTCAAAAAATTTAGTATGCAGAGACCAATTAAACAGAGTATATTTGACAGTCACAATCAACTGATCTAAAGACCGCCTTTTGTTGTTAAACACCCTGTATTTCCGCTCTCTCAAAATCGTCCACCAAATTTCGAAAGGTAGGATGTTCCAGATTTTTTTATCATACTTTTATTCTTCTTAGCCTTCCATTCCCACAAATTTGATTTAACATTCTCATAAAACACCCATTTCACTCCAAACTGTCCAGAAAATAGTGCCATACCTTTCTTGTTTCTGAGCAGTGCAAGAATAAATGACTTTGTGTTTCCTGCTCCGTATTACAAAGTAAACAAGTACTCGAGTTAACCTTACCAAATCGCTGCAGAAACTCGAAAGAAGGTGCTCCATCGTGACACAAAGTCCAAGCCAGAAAAGACACTTATAATGAAATTCTTGGGTTCCATATTTGTTTATGTGGAAAAACCAAAAATTCGGCCACTTCTAAAGAGGAGTAACAACTGGCGACAGTGAAATCAGGTGCAAATTTCCATTTTCTGTCATCCTCCTCATCATTATTATGCAACATCATAGCAAAATATTCAATTAACTGAATCACGATAGCCATCTCTCCTATTTCTGTTTCATttaattttctcttgaaattgaAATTCCATACACTTTGTTGAGAAATCATATCCTTTATAAGAAAGTTTATTATTAGAGAGTTTGAATAGAGTTGGAAACCTGTTTTCAAGGGTGTAATTTCCCACCCACTTATCCGACCAAAACTGAATTGTTGTATCACTCTTCAAAATGAGATCAGTATTTtcttttacataatttcttgcattGAGAATCCCTGCCCATAAACTATGTCCAGCTGTGTTAGAATAAGAGTTGGGTACGAGAGAATTGATGTTACCTCCAAACTTCTCATGAACGATCTTCCTCTATAAGGCATTTTTCTCcttcccatacctccaaatcCACTTGCAATGCAAAGATTTATTTACAAGTTTCAGTTTTTTTATTCCAATCCCCCCATGAGCTTTAGAAATAGTAGCTTTGGTCCAAGAAACCCAACTCCTTTTCTTCGTTGCTGATGAAGATCCCCACAAGAAATTCCTCATAATTTTCTCTAATTCCTTCACTACAGAAATTGGCATTTGGAACATTGAAAGATAATAAATTGGTAGGCTTGCTAGAACACTATTTATCATTATCAATCTCTGACCTTTAGAAAGATGTTTCCTTTTCCAAGAACTTAGCCTCAGTTGAAACTTCTGAATGATTATATCCCACACCAATTGACTTTGATTTACTTCCAAGAGGTATCCCCAAGTAATTAATGGGAAGTGACACCAATTGACATCCAAAGGATGCAGCACAGTCAGCTCCACTATGTACATCTCCCACAGCAGCATATCACTTTTGTTATACTTCACCTTCAAACCAGTTATTAGTTGAAACACAAATAGTACATCTCTCAGATTAGTTATCTGTTGCTCAGAATCATCAAGAAAAAACATTAAGTCATCATCAAATTGCAAGTGATATATAACCGTTCCATTTGGTGTTACTTGAAATCCAGCAAGAAGACCAGTTGCATCCGCTTTTGTAATCATTTTGGAAAGTATGTCAGCAATATGATGAATAAGAAGGGTGAAATCGGATCCTCCTGACGAATACCTTTACAACTTCTGAACATTTATGTGACTTCTCTATTTATCAAAACAACAAATCTTGCTCGAGAAATACACCATTTTGTTCATCCCCTCCAAATATtgccaaagcgaaatctttgcAAAATAATATCCACACAGTTCCAATTTATATTGTCAAAAGCTTTCTCAAAATCCACTCTGCAGACGATAGCAAGTTTGTTTTCCTTAATTCTAAAATCTATTAGTTTAGCTGCAATTAAGATTCCATCATTTATTTGATTAttaaaaattaataatcaaaagtGATCATGGAAAAAATTTGTAGCTTAGTGAGGATAATTGAagtgataaaaaaaatattcttttgcttttagataaaaataaaaatctacttttAATAGATCCTACTGGTGATGGATATTAGTAGAATAGCGTTTGCGGCCGGCGAAGAAAAATGAGGAGGATGGACAGGAGAAgatgaaagaaagagaaggataaAGAAACGAAAAATGTTTCTATTAAAGTTCAACTGTTTACATAAATCATATTTAGCCCTTCAAATTTATATAAGTAATCATCCAGTCCATCTTCTTTTTAATGAAAACTTCCCATCAGAATAAAGCTTTTTGTTGCCCCTGTGCCTTTGTTGCCTGCAAGCGGGGCTTGTCCTGCTCGCCTATCAGGCCCTAATCACTTACATACGTATTTATCATAGCAAGTTATAATCCAAATGACAAATAAAATTCACATATATTACGAACAAATAAGTATCTCCAATATATTATATCTCCCACTATACaaattacaaataatatatttAACAATATCTCACATATGTTTAAGGTAAACTATTAGATAATATTTAAAATGTGATCGGAAGCAATTGTTTTTGGGCATAACCTCAACATTTGGTATGGTTTCAAAGTTCTTATGGTAATAAAGATCCACACATTTAAGCATGGCTGTTAATGGGGGACCGAAATTATCAGGGATACCGTTTTATATGAGACAAAAAATTTATATCCGATCCTGGCCTTCGGATCACTCAAACGGTGCCCTTGATAATTCCGGTCCCCCATTAGCAGCCGTGCATTTAAGGGgtgaaaaatattttaaaaagggTAGGATGAAACCGTTtacatcttggttatttttacatttttgtccatttaaacagtatcaaaatctaaatgttcttttcacccagaaattgttgattttggtctttttaaccaattttgtgtttaagaatctttatttggaggctaaatatagAAGGTTGTTTTATTCCACTGGCTAGCCATTACCTAACTGTGTTGCTATCTTATTATGGGATTTTAATAAAAGGAAACGGCaggagtccaaatttgtgcaccccacTATACCGCGGCGGTGGATGCACGTTCCGGCTTAATTTTTCAGGCTTCCATCAGAacttctctttttctcttcttttttggaAGGACTCAATAAACTTGGTAACCTTGAACAAGTTCCACTTAGCATGTTCGTTTTAATGCCTTCGaaaaaatttcttaaaaatttTAGGGTAATAACAAGAGAGAACGCCATATCGCCATAGCCACCGGCTCAGATTGGTTCTCCCGAATAAGTAAGTTTTTGGCAGAGTATGTTGCTGTTTctttcgtgttttttttttagCTACTATTGTTGGATTTAGTATGATCTACTGGAAACTCTGGATACAGTAAAATCTTCATAATCTACTGAGTGACTTGGAACCCCATGTATCGATGGTTCTCACCACCAGATACTTGCCTACTCGGTCCAAAAACTGGATCAGGATATTTCTCTGCCTTCCAATATATATCCAACTGGCAGTCATCTTTCACGCCAAGTTAGCCGCAATGCTTTCAGCGATGCCAATCCAATGGGTACTCCTGATTCCAAAGGGATGCAATTGCAGAGTGGATTAGACTCTATAAATGGAAATGACATACATTCCAGGAGTACTGCCCGCAAGCTGGTTAGGGTTCATAGTCCTGGATCATCCCTTTTTCATTACCAGACATGCTTGAAATGTTTTCACCTGCAAAATTTGATAACCCTATCCGTTGGAGTTAaacccacaactacatggttGACTTTTCCATTTGAGTTAAGACATGAAGCATAATTTCTTAATATAAGTGACATTTAATATGGACACTTGAGCCCAAATGATTAATATAATATCTGTTGGAGGATATTTTTTCTTCAGCCGTGTCTATATTATCCTCTTTTGTCACTTCCTACGTTCCCTTGAGAAAAGTTTTGATGGGCCATTTTTTGAAAGGGCATGCACATATCTTTGGTTCTCACGAATTATGTTTGCAAAAATACAAACACAAATTAAGATAACAGATTTTCTctacaaaaatatattttttttgcatttttgaaAACATAATTCATGAGAATCAAAGATATATGTCAACATATCATTGGTCCCAATACCCCCTTCCAGAAAAGGCCCCTATCAAAAAATTTGTCCGTATGCTTATATATATTTTATGGACTCCATCGACAGGTGCTTGACGTCTTTGTGACTAAGCGTGCACTAGTTACTCGTCCATGTTGCTGAATTGAgctattattattatcaaaaatTCTATTCGAACCGTGATTTCAAACTAAAAGAAAACCACTTACTCACACCAACTGATAATGGGATCCCCTGTTTGCTTTGGCTGGGGCGGGGCCCATGATTTTATTGTCCGGCGGTTTTCACCTAATCTGAAATCTCGGTCTGGATAGAATCATCCTATTATTATATGCTCCCGACAAAGAGATAtggacaaaacaaaagaaaccaatTATTAGCCAATAGAGTTTCCCAGCCCTGAACAAGTTTATAAAAGCATAATATTCTTTATCCAGCCAAGTttgttcttattaaaaaaaactgAAACATCACTACACAATCCAAATTTAATACTGTCACCAAATACAAATATGTAATTACTCCTCTCGATTTCTCCATATTTCACTCACTTTACTCATCAAATCTTCTTCCATCACAAATTAACAACTCAATCATGGGAAAAGAAATCTCTGAAGGAGTTTCACGTAAAGATTTCCCTTTTGACTTTCTATTTGGTGTTGCTACTTCTGCTTATCAGGTAACCCGTTCTTTGATTCAGCAAAATTTTGTGATTGtttttctgattgattgaatgatTGTTTTTTGGGAATTTAGAAACTTAGATGAGGAAAATCATAAAGTTTCGCTAAAGATGCTAAAGGCCAATGGAAAATAATAGTTTTATAAAGCTTGTAGCTAAAGAGTGTCGAACCTGGACCTGTAATTGCCTAAGATATTTTTGAATAACCTTTTGTCGGTTATCAGAAAAAATTGGAATTAGCATGAAGaatctttcagatgaggatgaACTTGTCTGGACTTTTTCTTTTCATGTTGTGTTGTATCAGAGAATGAAAGtgtattgtgtttttgtaggttgAAGGAGCTAGTAATGAAGGTGGCAGGGGTGATAGTATATGGGATGTTTTTACACACAGAGAAGGTGCGTGAGAACGTTTTGAGCACAGTTGTGACTATCTATGTCTAACTATTAGATTCTTGTACACTTGACAACAACGTTGTTAGAGTTGTTTTAACGTAATCTTGAATATATTAATTATCAGGAAAAATTAAAGATGGAAGCAATGGGGATATTGCAGTTGATCAATATCATCTCTACAAGGTACTGATTTTtctttaggatttggtatttgaccAATTTGGCATTAATTGTTATCTTTATGATGCTAAGTAGTTTTCTTCTTATTGCAACTCAATAATACTTGTCATCAAATGTCTTTTTTCCTTTTGTAGGAAGATGTCCAACTTATGTCCAAGTTAGGATTTGGTGCTTACCGCTTTTCTGTATCATGGTCTCGTATTTTCCCTGGTATTTGATCTGCTGTGCTATCAAATTTGAATGTTGTATATCGCTATCTAATGAAAAGTGTGCAGCAATTTTATAACTCTCTTTGGTTTCTTCATTAATTTCAACCGTCGACACCCTTTATGGAACAAAATATGGGTCTGTTTCAATTACGGCAGATGGTTTGGG
This genomic stretch from Papaver somniferum cultivar HN1 chromosome 5, ASM357369v1, whole genome shotgun sequence harbors:
- the LOC113280703 gene encoding beta-glucosidase 42-like; its protein translation is MGKEISEGVSRKDFPFDFLFGVATSAYQVEGASNEGGRGDSIWDVFTHREGKIKDGSNGDIAVDQYHLYKEDVQLMSKLGFGAYRFSVSWSRIFPDGLGTKVNEKGINFNQEVKKIEDKCLRQFLSLGDPDVDATLAKMNQHVLEV